Proteins encoded within one genomic window of Akkermansiaceae bacterium:
- a CDS encoding CTP synthase, which yields MKYIFVTGGVVSSLGKGLAAASIGTLLEHRGLKTLMQKFDPYLNVDPGTMSPYQHGEVYVLDDGAETDLDLGHYERFTSGVLSRMNNLTSGQVFDSVIKKERRGEYLGKTVQFIPHVTDEIKLRLHKVTTDNPTTDVLITEIGGTVGDMEGLLFIEALRQFALEVGKENVCFIHVTLLPFIKAAGEIKTKPTQQSVAKLRELGIQPDIIICRTEADLDEDNRKKIAMFCNVEKKNVVAFRDVAHSIYECPLDLRRDKIDRLVVDRIGLGDTPAPALEDWERFVQRVIHPLHKVTIAVAGKYIELQDAYKSIYESLIHAGAHHDTKVHIVRVEAEAIEDHGAKAVIGDVDGILVPGGFGDRGIEGKILAAKYARENKIPYFGICLGMQIATIEFARNVCGLKKANSTEFEKATEHPVICLQEEQKGVEDMGATMRLGSCESIVFAGTKAAELYNGADRIHERHRHRYEFNSDYQEQLTEAGLVISSVSADEGLVEIVEIPDHPFYLGAQFHPEFQSKPNHPHPLFAGFVAAALEKANS from the coding sequence ATGAAATACATCTTCGTCACCGGCGGCGTCGTTTCCTCTCTCGGCAAGGGTCTTGCCGCCGCATCCATCGGCACGCTGCTCGAGCACCGCGGCCTGAAGACGCTGATGCAGAAGTTCGACCCCTATCTCAACGTCGATCCCGGCACCATGTCTCCCTACCAGCACGGTGAGGTGTACGTCCTGGATGACGGTGCGGAGACCGACCTGGACCTGGGCCACTACGAGCGCTTCACCTCCGGCGTCCTTTCCCGGATGAACAACCTGACCTCCGGCCAGGTGTTCGACTCCGTGATCAAGAAGGAGCGCCGCGGCGAATACCTGGGCAAGACCGTCCAGTTCATCCCCCACGTGACGGATGAGATCAAACTCCGCCTGCACAAGGTCACGACGGACAATCCCACGACCGACGTGCTCATCACCGAAATCGGCGGCACTGTCGGCGACATGGAGGGCCTGCTTTTCATCGAGGCGCTCCGCCAGTTCGCGCTGGAAGTGGGCAAGGAGAACGTCTGCTTCATCCACGTCACGCTGCTGCCTTTCATCAAGGCTGCGGGTGAGATCAAGACCAAGCCCACCCAGCAGTCGGTGGCCAAGCTCCGCGAACTGGGCATCCAGCCGGACATCATCATCTGCCGGACGGAAGCGGACCTCGACGAGGACAACCGCAAGAAGATCGCCATGTTCTGCAACGTGGAGAAGAAGAACGTCGTCGCCTTCCGCGACGTCGCCCACTCCATCTACGAGTGCCCGCTCGACCTGCGTCGCGACAAGATCGACCGCCTGGTGGTGGACCGCATCGGCCTCGGTGACACCCCCGCCCCCGCACTGGAGGACTGGGAGCGCTTCGTCCAGCGCGTCATCCATCCGCTGCACAAGGTCACCATCGCCGTCGCCGGGAAATACATCGAGCTGCAGGACGCCTACAAATCCATCTACGAGTCCCTCATCCACGCCGGCGCCCACCACGACACGAAGGTCCACATCGTCCGTGTCGAGGCGGAGGCCATCGAGGACCACGGCGCGAAGGCCGTGATCGGTGATGTCGATGGCATCCTGGTTCCCGGCGGCTTCGGCGACCGCGGTATCGAGGGCAAGATCCTCGCCGCCAAATACGCCCGCGAGAACAAGATCCCCTACTTCGGCATCTGTCTGGGCATGCAGATCGCCACCATCGAGTTCGCACGCAACGTCTGCGGCCTGAAGAAAGCCAACTCGACCGAGTTCGAGAAAGCGACCGAGCATCCCGTCATCTGCCTCCAGGAGGAGCAGAAAGGCGTGGAGGACATGGGCGCCACCATGCGCCTGGGTTCCTGCGAGTCCATCGTCTTCGCCGGGACGAAAGCCGCCGAACTCTACAATGGCGCGGACCGCATCCACGAACGCCACCGCCACCGCTACGAGTTCAACTCCGACTACCAGGAGCAGCTCACCGAAGCCGGTCTCGTCATTTCCTCCGTCTCCGCGGATGAAGGCCTCGTCGAGATCGTGGAGATCCCGGACCATCCGTTCTACCTCGGCGCGCAGTTCCACCCGGAATTCCAGTCGAAGCCGAACCACCCGCACCCTCTCTTCGCCGGCTTCGTCGCCGCCGCGCTGGAGAAGGCGAATTCCTGA
- a CDS encoding hydroxymethylglutaryl-CoA reductase, with protein sequence MTGKGGLTQQHADRILAGRTVEEAAARLEPDCGDLPEVSAGTAKVNRERASRIWDQVGGDPAWRETLLGQSDELEHYQGNIENAIGVMRMPIGLAGPLRVNGLSAKGDYHIPLATTEAALVASYHRGCRVLTMAGGASAMVLYESIARAPAFAFETASDACRFVVWALAQFDVFREKVAATTSHGKLIDVGSTVEGNHVYLNFEYTTGDASGQNMVTLATQAVCDFILEASPVPPVRHYVESNLSGDKKASARAFSTARGKKVTADARLPAELVGKYLHTTPQAMRDYWQMSAIGGVLSGTIGIQGHFANGLAALYLATGQDVACVAESATGVTRFEVTEEGDLYASVTLPGIMVGTVGGGTGLPTQKACLELMGLYGDGKSRALAEVCAGLLLAGELSIIAALSAGHFSRAHRKLARTRKQDP encoded by the coding sequence ATGACGGGAAAAGGAGGCCTCACGCAGCAGCATGCGGACCGGATTCTTGCGGGGAGGACGGTGGAGGAGGCTGCGGCCCGGCTGGAGCCGGACTGCGGGGACCTGCCCGAAGTTTCCGCCGGAACCGCGAAGGTCAACCGGGAGCGGGCGTCGCGGATATGGGATCAGGTTGGAGGGGACCCCGCGTGGCGGGAAACCCTGCTGGGGCAGTCGGATGAACTGGAGCACTACCAGGGGAACATCGAGAACGCCATTGGCGTGATGAGGATGCCCATCGGCCTGGCCGGGCCGTTGAGGGTCAACGGACTTTCAGCGAAAGGGGACTACCACATCCCGCTCGCCACCACGGAGGCGGCGCTGGTCGCCAGCTACCACCGGGGCTGCCGGGTGCTCACCATGGCGGGCGGCGCGTCGGCGATGGTCCTTTATGAAAGCATCGCCCGGGCACCGGCCTTCGCGTTTGAAACCGCATCCGATGCCTGCCGGTTCGTCGTCTGGGCGCTGGCGCAGTTCGACGTGTTCCGGGAAAAAGTGGCGGCGACCACTTCGCACGGAAAGCTGATCGACGTTGGCTCCACCGTGGAGGGGAACCACGTGTATCTGAATTTCGAATACACCACGGGGGATGCCTCCGGGCAGAACATGGTCACACTGGCGACGCAAGCGGTCTGCGATTTCATCCTGGAGGCGAGTCCGGTCCCTCCGGTCCGCCACTACGTGGAGTCGAACCTTTCCGGTGACAAGAAGGCCAGCGCCCGCGCCTTTTCCACCGCACGCGGAAAGAAAGTGACGGCGGATGCGAGGCTGCCCGCAGAGCTGGTGGGGAAATACCTGCACACCACCCCGCAGGCCATGCGGGACTACTGGCAGATGTCCGCCATCGGCGGGGTGCTCAGCGGCACCATCGGCATCCAGGGTCACTTTGCCAATGGCCTCGCCGCACTTTATCTCGCCACCGGGCAGGATGTGGCATGCGTGGCGGAATCCGCCACCGGGGTGACGCGGTTCGAGGTGACGGAGGAAGGGGATCTCTACGCCTCCGTCACGCTGCCGGGGATCATGGTGGGGACGGTCGGCGGCGGCACCGGCCTGCCGACGCAGAAGGCCTGCCTGGAACTGATGGGCCTGTATGGAGATGGGAAATCCCGCGCGCTGGCGGAGGTCTGCGCGGGCCTGCTGCTGGCGGGTGAACTCTCGATCATCGCCGCGCTCAGCGCGGGGCATTTCTCCCGCGCCCACCGCAAGTTGGCCCGCACCCGGAAGCAGGACCCGTGA
- a CDS encoding DUF3419 family protein gives MTTSEIQHRADFSEIRYAQCWEDSRLLIGGLLPAGRDCLSIGSAGENSFALLAAGAASVTAVEMNAAQIACIELRKASYLHLDHGELLRLIGSRPCADRQAIYRKVRDALPEEVRAFWDARPEAVAAGVGSAGKFERYFATFRSRVLPLAHGRKRVLSLLEPRDPGARLHFYQREWNNRRWRWIFRIFFSRTVMGALGRDPEFFKYVEGSVADRILSRTRHALAVLDPSENPYLHWILTGTHGGALPEALEERNFPLIRESIAAGRFRIAPGSIEALLESEPDRRYGAFNLSDIFEYMSEDNTAALLEKIADASVPGARLAYWNMLAPRSRPASLAHRLRPIPADDLFGMDRAFFYSRFVVEEVME, from the coding sequence ATGACCACCTCCGAGATCCAGCACCGCGCCGACTTTTCGGAGATCCGCTACGCCCAGTGCTGGGAGGACTCCCGCTTGCTCATCGGCGGCCTGCTGCCCGCAGGCCGGGACTGCCTGAGCATCGGCTCCGCCGGGGAGAACAGCTTCGCTCTGCTGGCGGCGGGTGCGGCCTCCGTCACCGCCGTGGAGATGAACGCGGCGCAGATCGCCTGCATCGAACTACGGAAAGCATCGTACCTCCATCTGGACCATGGGGAACTGCTGCGGCTCATCGGCTCCCGTCCATGTGCGGACCGGCAGGCGATCTACCGGAAAGTCCGCGACGCGCTGCCGGAGGAGGTGCGTGCGTTCTGGGACGCGCGTCCGGAGGCGGTCGCGGCGGGTGTCGGCTCTGCGGGGAAGTTCGAGCGCTACTTCGCCACCTTCCGCAGCCGGGTGCTGCCGCTGGCCCATGGCCGCAAGCGGGTGCTCTCCTTGCTGGAGCCACGCGACCCCGGTGCGCGGCTGCACTTCTACCAAAGGGAATGGAACAACCGCCGCTGGAGGTGGATCTTCCGCATCTTCTTTTCCCGCACGGTGATGGGGGCGCTGGGCCGTGATCCGGAGTTCTTCAAATACGTGGAAGGCTCCGTCGCGGACCGCATCCTGTCCCGCACCCGGCACGCGCTGGCGGTGCTGGACCCGTCGGAAAATCCCTACCTGCACTGGATCCTGACCGGCACCCATGGCGGGGCGCTGCCGGAGGCGCTGGAGGAGCGGAATTTCCCGCTCATCCGCGAGTCCATCGCGGCGGGGAGGTTCCGCATCGCTCCCGGGTCGATCGAGGCCTTGCTCGAATCCGAGCCGGACCGGCGTTATGGTGCGTTCAATCTTTCGGACATCTTCGAATACATGAGCGAGGACAACACCGCCGCGCTGCTGGAAAAAATCGCGGACGCCTCCGTGCCCGGGGCGCGTCTGGCCTACTGGAACATGCTGGCCCCGCGGTCGCGTCCCGCATCGCTGGCCCACCGGCTGCGGCCCATCCCGGCGGATGATCTTTTCGGAATGGACCGTGCCTTCTTCTACAGCCGCTTCGTCGTGGAGGAGGTCATGGAGTGA
- a CDS encoding GNAT family N-acetyltransferase, with translation MNPLETIITPGPGIPEMPLAENLPSPGAMVPESEQPDARVFVTEGGKIAAHLALWWSDVPPYPENKLGVAGGFAARDEEGAKALLDAACGHLAAQGCMLAVGPMNGNTWRSYRFVDESDGRPPFLLEPRNREFYPVWWRAAGFGELSSYSSSVMELDGSEAVPPALKERIIRSGITIRPLDTERYEEELATIHDLSLRSFTNNFLYTPLGRESFVSSYLKVKQHVDPQFARIAERDGVPCGFVFGIPDLEAAARGEQPAVIVKTLAVDPSSRSAGLGSLLVDELHRIARGKGYTEAIHALQHQTNTSLKITGRHEGRAFRRYVLFSKPL, from the coding sequence ATGAATCCGCTGGAAACCATCATCACTCCCGGCCCGGGCATTCCGGAGATGCCGCTTGCGGAAAATCTGCCATCGCCCGGTGCCATGGTTCCGGAAAGCGAACAACCGGATGCGCGTGTCTTCGTCACGGAGGGAGGAAAGATCGCCGCCCATCTCGCGCTGTGGTGGAGTGATGTCCCGCCCTACCCGGAGAACAAGCTGGGAGTGGCAGGAGGATTCGCCGCGCGGGATGAGGAAGGCGCGAAGGCCCTGCTGGATGCCGCGTGCGGTCACCTCGCCGCGCAGGGATGCATGCTGGCGGTTGGTCCCATGAATGGCAACACGTGGCGGAGCTACCGCTTCGTTGATGAAAGCGACGGTCGCCCACCGTTCCTGCTGGAGCCACGCAACCGTGAGTTCTATCCGGTGTGGTGGCGGGCTGCGGGCTTCGGCGAACTGTCCTCCTATTCCTCATCCGTGATGGAGCTGGATGGCAGCGAAGCGGTGCCCCCCGCCTTGAAGGAAAGGATCATCCGCTCCGGCATCACCATCCGTCCGCTCGATACGGAGCGCTATGAGGAGGAACTGGCGACCATCCATGATCTCAGCCTGCGCAGCTTCACGAACAACTTCCTCTACACCCCGCTGGGCAGGGAGTCCTTTGTCTCCTCCTACCTGAAGGTGAAGCAACATGTGGACCCGCAGTTTGCCAGGATCGCGGAACGCGACGGTGTGCCGTGTGGTTTCGTCTTCGGCATTCCGGATCTGGAGGCCGCTGCCCGTGGGGAGCAGCCCGCAGTGATCGTCAAGACGCTGGCCGTCGATCCCTCATCCAGGAGTGCGGGCCTTGGCAGCCTGCTGGTGGATGAACTGCACCGCATCGCCCGTGGAAAAGGATACACGGAGGCGATCCACGCGCTGCAGCACCAGACGAACACCTCCCTGAAGATCACCGGCAGGCATGAGGGCCGCGCGTTCCGGAGATATGTCCTTTTCTCGAAGCCGCTATGA
- the kdsB gene encoding 3-deoxy-manno-octulosonate cytidylyltransferase: protein MSDSTTHIIGILPARWASTRFPGKPLHVIAGKPLIQHVWERCQECSNLDDVIVATDDDRISAAVATFGGKVVMTSPDHPTGTDRIAEAARVIPQATHIINIQGDEPLIDPALIDELAAAMAADATLDMATAANPLDPADPAVADPNVVKVVTALDGRALYFSRSPLPYFRNAVEGLPVFRHKGIYAYSRGFLEKYVTWAPSPLEKAESLEQLRALENGASIKVLVTDDTSPGVDTPGQADEIERLLSTAH, encoded by the coding sequence ATTTCCGACTCCACCACCCACATCATCGGTATCCTGCCCGCACGCTGGGCCTCCACACGCTTCCCCGGGAAGCCCCTCCATGTCATCGCCGGAAAACCCCTGATCCAGCACGTCTGGGAGCGATGTCAGGAATGTTCCAACCTCGATGACGTCATCGTCGCCACCGACGACGACCGCATTTCCGCCGCCGTGGCCACCTTCGGCGGAAAGGTGGTGATGACCAGCCCCGACCACCCGACCGGCACCGACCGCATCGCGGAGGCCGCCCGCGTCATCCCGCAGGCCACCCACATCATCAACATCCAGGGGGATGAGCCGCTCATCGATCCGGCGCTGATCGACGAACTCGCCGCCGCCATGGCCGCGGACGCCACGCTGGACATGGCCACCGCCGCCAATCCGCTGGACCCCGCCGACCCCGCCGTGGCCGACCCGAACGTGGTGAAAGTCGTCACCGCCCTGGATGGCCGCGCGCTTTATTTCTCCCGCTCCCCGCTGCCCTATTTCCGCAACGCGGTGGAAGGCCTCCCCGTTTTCCGCCACAAGGGCATCTACGCCTACTCCCGCGGCTTTCTGGAGAAATATGTGACCTGGGCACCATCTCCACTTGAAAAAGCCGAGTCACTGGAGCAACTCCGCGCCCTCGAGAACGGAGCCTCCATCAAGGTGTTGGTCACCGACGACACCTCACCCGGCGTTGACACCCCCGGACAGGCCGACGAGATCGAACGTCTTCTTTCCACTGCTCACTGA
- a CDS encoding c-type cytochrome, which produces MKLPLLPLFCSLAASLATAGAQTPPKEGECIVFIGNGLGERMNDHPYLEAELQLRFPGKNLVIRNMCFPGDTPGFRPHPSRNSQWAFPGAEKFRPQNKIHAGNGHYMTPDEWLTHLKADTILGFFGYNESFDGPAGLENFKAELDAFITHTLAQKYNGGAAPRLVLVSPISYEDLSASRDLPDGKKENENIALYAAAMSEIAAKHKVQCIDLLSTSAKLYAASEKPLTRNGFLPTDEGYKQLAKPLADALAGESPRIAKVKEEAVVEALKDKNWYWFNDYRMLNGVHVDGRRYNPFGPDNYPAEIAKIREMTEIRDKALWSVVNGTKFDVAAADKGTSVLPEVKTNYKSKVEGAPVEYKYGEDAVKSLTLPEGYKAELFASEKEFPNLANPMQLAFDNKGRLWVATMPTYPHWRPGDPRPDDKILIYEDTNGDGKADKETVFADKLHLPIGIEFAPEGVYVSQEPHLVLLRDTDGDDKADSREVILTGFDSHDTHHAISAFHADGSGAFMMCEGVFLHSNVETPYGPVRGVDGGFYRYSPQRGKLERTAQLSIPNPWGIAFDDWGQDFFLHTSGPAMNWLMPSSLKTPYGAKTPLTKDLIPDGQKVRPTSGLEFVSSRHFPDEVQGDFLLCNNIGFLGIKQHSIADDGTGYKTAFRQELLKSSDGNFRPAALQFAPDGSLYVIDWHNVLIGHMQHNARDPLRDHVHGRIYRITYPSRPLVEPAKIAGAPIATLLENLKLPEYRSRYRTRDELRGRPAAEVLAALGKWTAGLDAADPRREHHLLEALWVTWGLNQPDEALLAKLLKSEDYKVRAAAVRVLRYNTHRIANHGDLLAAAAADVHGRVRAEAVVAASWLDNAVGKKVVSIAAGMPQDDWIAPAIKTATSRLEGITEKEVDEHPAPPVPDHLTGDDKKLFLTGHEIYFREGHCVTCHQPDGKGLDPAFPPLHRSEWISGNPDRLIKLTLHGLMGPFELHGKKYDGQVPMTPFGGLLKDEEIAAVLTYTRNRFENKADAIRPEHVTKVREATSARKSFYMVEELLKEHPMEK; this is translated from the coding sequence ATGAAACTTCCTCTGCTTCCTCTTTTCTGTTCCCTGGCCGCATCCCTGGCGACCGCCGGAGCCCAAACCCCACCGAAGGAAGGCGAGTGCATCGTTTTCATCGGAAATGGCCTGGGTGAGCGGATGAACGATCATCCCTACCTGGAGGCGGAACTCCAACTGCGGTTCCCCGGGAAGAATCTGGTCATCCGGAATATGTGCTTTCCCGGGGACACGCCGGGTTTCCGCCCACATCCGTCGCGCAATTCCCAGTGGGCCTTTCCGGGCGCGGAGAAATTCCGCCCTCAGAACAAGATCCACGCCGGCAACGGCCACTACATGACGCCGGACGAGTGGCTGACCCACCTGAAAGCGGATACCATCCTCGGCTTCTTCGGCTATAACGAATCCTTCGACGGCCCGGCAGGATTGGAGAACTTCAAGGCGGAGCTGGACGCGTTCATCACCCACACGCTGGCGCAGAAATACAACGGCGGAGCCGCGCCGCGGTTGGTTCTCGTTTCCCCGATCAGCTATGAGGATCTCTCCGCATCACGCGACCTGCCTGACGGAAAGAAGGAGAACGAGAACATCGCCCTCTACGCGGCGGCGATGTCGGAGATCGCGGCGAAGCACAAGGTCCAGTGCATCGACCTGCTTTCCACCAGCGCGAAGCTCTATGCCGCCTCGGAAAAGCCGCTCACCCGGAACGGCTTCCTGCCTACGGACGAAGGCTACAAGCAGCTTGCGAAACCCCTGGCGGACGCCCTTGCCGGTGAATCGCCCCGCATCGCGAAGGTGAAGGAAGAAGCGGTGGTGGAGGCGCTGAAGGACAAGAACTGGTATTGGTTCAACGACTACCGGATGCTCAACGGTGTCCATGTGGACGGCCGCCGCTACAATCCCTTCGGCCCGGACAACTATCCCGCGGAGATCGCCAAGATCCGCGAGATGACGGAGATCCGCGACAAGGCGTTGTGGAGCGTGGTGAACGGCACCAAGTTCGACGTCGCCGCCGCCGACAAGGGCACCAGCGTCCTTCCGGAAGTCAAAACGAACTACAAGTCCAAGGTCGAAGGCGCGCCGGTGGAATACAAATACGGCGAGGATGCGGTGAAATCCCTCACGCTCCCCGAAGGCTACAAGGCCGAGCTTTTCGCCTCCGAAAAGGAGTTCCCCAACCTGGCGAACCCCATGCAGCTTGCCTTCGACAACAAGGGCCGCCTGTGGGTGGCGACCATGCCGACCTACCCGCACTGGCGTCCGGGTGATCCGCGTCCGGATGACAAGATCCTCATCTATGAGGACACCAACGGCGACGGCAAGGCGGACAAGGAAACCGTCTTCGCCGACAAGCTGCACCTCCCCATCGGCATCGAGTTCGCGCCGGAGGGCGTCTATGTTTCACAGGAGCCGCATCTGGTCCTCCTCCGTGACACGGATGGGGATGACAAGGCGGACTCCCGCGAGGTCATCCTCACCGGGTTCGATTCTCACGACACCCACCACGCGATCAGCGCTTTCCATGCCGACGGTTCCGGAGCGTTCATGATGTGCGAAGGTGTTTTCCTCCATTCCAATGTGGAGACGCCCTATGGTCCGGTCCGCGGGGTGGACGGCGGCTTCTACCGCTACAGCCCGCAGCGCGGAAAGCTGGAGCGCACCGCGCAGCTCAGCATCCCGAACCCATGGGGCATCGCCTTCGATGACTGGGGCCAGGATTTCTTCCTCCACACCTCCGGCCCGGCGATGAACTGGCTGATGCCCAGCTCCCTGAAGACTCCCTACGGCGCGAAGACCCCGCTGACGAAGGATCTCATCCCGGATGGCCAGAAAGTCCGTCCGACCTCCGGCCTGGAGTTCGTTTCCTCCCGCCATTTCCCGGATGAAGTGCAGGGCGATTTCCTCCTCTGCAACAACATCGGCTTCCTCGGCATCAAGCAGCACTCCATCGCCGACGATGGCACGGGCTACAAGACGGCGTTCCGCCAGGAGTTGCTGAAATCCTCCGACGGGAATTTCCGTCCCGCTGCCCTGCAGTTCGCCCCGGACGGCTCCCTGTATGTCATCGACTGGCACAACGTCCTCATCGGGCACATGCAGCACAATGCGCGTGATCCGCTGCGCGACCATGTCCATGGCCGCATCTACCGCATCACCTATCCGTCCCGCCCGCTGGTGGAACCCGCGAAGATCGCCGGTGCGCCCATCGCGACGCTGCTGGAAAATCTGAAGCTGCCGGAGTACCGCAGCCGCTACCGCACCCGTGACGAGCTCCGCGGCCGTCCTGCCGCTGAGGTGCTCGCCGCGCTCGGGAAATGGACCGCCGGTCTGGATGCGGCGGATCCCCGCCGTGAGCACCACCTGCTGGAGGCCCTGTGGGTCACCTGGGGACTCAACCAGCCGGACGAGGCGTTGCTGGCCAAGCTTCTCAAGTCAGAGGACTACAAGGTCCGCGCCGCCGCCGTGCGCGTCCTCCGCTATAACACGCACCGCATCGCCAACCACGGCGACCTGCTTGCCGCCGCCGCCGCGGATGTCCATGGCCGTGTCCGTGCGGAAGCCGTGGTGGCCGCGTCCTGGCTGGACAACGCCGTTGGGAAGAAAGTCGTCAGCATCGCCGCGGGAATGCCGCAGGACGACTGGATCGCCCCGGCCATCAAGACCGCCACCAGCCGGTTGGAAGGCATCACCGAGAAGGAAGTGGACGAGCATCCCGCACCACCCGTTCCGGACCACCTGACGGGCGATGACAAGAAGCTCTTCCTCACCGGCCATGAGATCTATTTCCGCGAGGGTCACTGCGTCACCTGCCACCAACCGGACGGCAAGGGGCTGGATCCCGCGTTCCCTCCGCTCCACCGCAGCGAATGGATCTCCGGAAATCCGGACCGGCTCATCAAGCTCACCCTGCACGGCCTCATGGGGCCGTTCGAACTCCACGGAAAGAAATATGACGGCCAGGTGCCGATGACTCCCTTCGGCGGATTGCTGAAGGATGAGGAAATCGCCGCGGTACTCACCTACACCCGCAACCGTTTCGAGAACAAGGCGGACGCCATCCGTCCGGAGCACGTGACCAAGGTGCGCGAGGCGACCAGTGCGCGGAAGAGCTTCTACATGGTGGAGGAACTGCTCAAGGAGCACCCGATGGAGAAGTGA
- a CDS encoding UbiA family prenyltransferase — protein MMFFQRWHTYQKERFPLLAHGPLIAAFSACAVAFSSMLRGEPSPGWPAYAAAFTVCLLMFLQLRIADEFKDAEEDARWRPYRPVPRGLVTLSALRVVFILAAVIQAGVSLWLDARLLIVLGIAWSYLALMSVEFFCRNWLKKRPVIYLVSHMGIMPLVDFFGTACEWLPGAGHAPAGLGWFLAASFFNGVVIEIGRKLRQPADEEEGVETYSRLWGRRGGAMVWLVALASTLGCAVMAARAISFVPPIGIGLGVLLAAAVVIVIRYLSKGTSGKWIENFSALWTLALYLLLGLVPLAFR, from the coding sequence GTGATGTTTTTCCAACGCTGGCACACCTACCAGAAGGAACGCTTCCCGCTGCTCGCGCATGGCCCGCTCATCGCGGCGTTCAGCGCCTGCGCGGTCGCCTTTTCCTCGATGCTGCGTGGCGAGCCTTCGCCCGGGTGGCCGGCCTATGCCGCTGCCTTCACCGTCTGCCTGCTGATGTTCCTGCAACTGCGGATCGCGGATGAGTTCAAGGACGCGGAGGAGGACGCGCGCTGGCGTCCCTACCGGCCGGTGCCGCGCGGGCTGGTCACGCTTTCCGCGCTGCGTGTGGTGTTCATCCTCGCCGCCGTCATCCAGGCGGGCGTGTCCCTGTGGCTGGATGCGCGGCTGCTGATCGTGCTGGGCATCGCGTGGAGCTACCTCGCGCTGATGAGCGTGGAGTTCTTCTGCCGGAACTGGCTGAAAAAACGTCCCGTCATCTACCTGGTCTCCCACATGGGGATCATGCCGCTGGTGGATTTCTTCGGCACGGCCTGCGAGTGGTTGCCCGGTGCGGGGCATGCGCCTGCCGGGCTGGGATGGTTCCTGGCCGCCAGCTTTTTCAATGGGGTGGTCATCGAGATCGGGCGGAAGCTGCGGCAACCGGCGGACGAGGAGGAGGGCGTGGAGACGTATTCGCGGCTGTGGGGCAGACGCGGTGGCGCGATGGTGTGGCTGGTGGCGCTGGCCTCCACGCTCGGCTGCGCGGTCATGGCGGCGCGGGCCATTTCCTTCGTCCCACCCATCGGCATCGGGCTGGGTGTGTTGCTGGCTGCCGCCGTTGTGATCGTCATCCGGTATCTGTCGAAAGGAACTTCCGGCAAGTGGATCGAGAATTTCTCCGCGCTGTGGACGCTGGCGCTCTATCTCCTGCTGGGGCTGGTGCCGCTTGCGTTCCGTTAG